Proteins from one Xiphophorus hellerii strain 12219 chromosome 8, Xiphophorus_hellerii-4.1, whole genome shotgun sequence genomic window:
- the LOC116724276 gene encoding ubiquitin-conjugating enzyme E2 L3-like isoform X1 — MTSTRRLGKELDDIRKSGMKHFRNISVDDANILCWQGLIVPDCPPYDKGAFRIEIIFPAEYPFKPPKITFKTKIYHPNIDEKGQVCLPIISVENWKPATKTCQVIQCLIALVNAPQPEHPLRADLAEEYTKDRAKFMKNAEEFTKKHSEKRPVD, encoded by the exons ATGACTTCAACCAGGAGACTAGGCAAG gagctGGATGACATCCGCAAATCTGGAATGAAGCATTTCCGGAACATTTCGGTGGATGATGCGAATATTTTGTGCTGGCAGGGACTCATTGTGCCT GACTGTCCTCCGTATGACAAAGGAGCCTTTCGGATTGAGATCATCTTCCCTGCAGAGTATCCCTTCAAGCCCCCCAAGATCACCTTCAAGACGAAGATCTACCATCCCAACATCGATGAGAAGGGCCAGGTGTGTCTGCCCATCATCAGCGTGGAGAACTGGAAGCCGGCCACGAAAACATGCCAAG TGATTCAGTGTCTGATCGCTCTGGTGAACGCCCCCCAGCCGGAGCACCCGCTGAGGGCCGACCTGGCAGAGGAGTACACTAAGGACCGCGCAAAATTCATGAAGAACGCCGAGGAGTTCACAAAGAAACACAGTGAAAAGCGACCTGTGGACTGA
- the LOC116724276 gene encoding ubiquitin-conjugating enzyme E2 L3-like isoform X2: MKHFRNISVDDANILCWQGLIVPDCPPYDKGAFRIEIIFPAEYPFKPPKITFKTKIYHPNIDEKGQVCLPIISVENWKPATKTCQVIQCLIALVNAPQPEHPLRADLAEEYTKDRAKFMKNAEEFTKKHSEKRPVD, from the exons ATGAAGCATTTCCGGAACATTTCGGTGGATGATGCGAATATTTTGTGCTGGCAGGGACTCATTGTGCCT GACTGTCCTCCGTATGACAAAGGAGCCTTTCGGATTGAGATCATCTTCCCTGCAGAGTATCCCTTCAAGCCCCCCAAGATCACCTTCAAGACGAAGATCTACCATCCCAACATCGATGAGAAGGGCCAGGTGTGTCTGCCCATCATCAGCGTGGAGAACTGGAAGCCGGCCACGAAAACATGCCAAG TGATTCAGTGTCTGATCGCTCTGGTGAACGCCCCCCAGCCGGAGCACCCGCTGAGGGCCGACCTGGCAGAGGAGTACACTAAGGACCGCGCAAAATTCATGAAGAACGCCGAGGAGTTCACAAAGAAACACAGTGAAAAGCGACCTGTGGACTGA
- the zfyve16 gene encoding zinc finger FYVE domain-containing protein 16: protein MDSFFKAAVCDLDKVLDDFELNSEELECKPVFLKPPVHPFSSLGPQDSASEVSSASTSLPDLNSLHYGSARSCSDSPGSHLQGADGSEVRGQPLTGVDLLSSVDRRPAKSSAPPCPDRTLKPVCDLVNDASSAILVRTNSHDAFRELDAAEQQMEEEKEALLVDFDTPVVAKVGSELNLNSITEEQASAGTDELHQQSSGYSASLSLLDIIFPAAVEKSSEPIDESQSRTAESADEDEKESKEQPCFSSEQPVENSLNLHETNPTESNKQATLSNKEHSLDKMLDEGVAESTEGLMHESNGEPVSLSCLPIAMSMCGALVKSNTSEDNLEAAAELCDEAAASEDAETESLLALELKDDARDSTRDDDPSDSEQIPERRPSPEGQHGSLESTVPAELPTSDRLESSPVDPDPPEFGFEYLPESDQAELLVTDEELDAFLQAHAEAEQGAGVSFCSSGGDCTEPKCLSEPGQGLEEQQIEKGQQSCGQDGREDMEELASQESCRTTAATPVLQDSCRPCQEDSSGVSYSLTSNTSLSQHRSSSDQQHSYGGARPKQPHSQTTRPPPAGEEGVELNASPTPEDEESPSPIEEHSRFRDSNSSNAFQNHQDFSVGFDELSEPPPYPGEEPAAVARSTSWKKDSIEELGSRQPEWVPDAEAPNCMKCKQRFTFTKRRHHCRACGKVYCAGCCNRKCKLKYLDKEARVCVLCFDTIHKAQALERMMSPTGPSPNPNVPSEYCSTIPPLQQARAAGTLNSPPPTVMVPVSVLKHPNNDACPREQKRVWFADGILPNGEVADTARLSVTSHRSSQEFSPDPETSGSAGLDPGGGAPSVPEAPIVEPVARAPVSGPWDYGLLSGIGSSVTRVPSLLPDSQDELPPLLITTGEDDGEDVLVEESPAPCQIRHLLEEGGPRPLTFVLNTNLLVNVKLVTYGGRQCWCVGSNGLQALGQKELVFLLECLSGEKTLPRDLFSLYLSVYQDAQKGKFVEELDNITFTSSFLDSKDHAGMLFFSPSCQSLDGLTLPPQPFLFGLLIQKLEVPWAKVFPLRLLLRLGAEYDMYPTMLISVRFRDSVYRETGHTIMNLLADLRNYQYSLPVVEGLRIHMEMGHSYIEIPKASFSEMQKVVNSSNEHVISIGASFSQEADSHLVCFQNEEGNYQTQANSKPGKTRTVTGASFVVFNGALKASSGFIAKSSIVEDGLMVQIPPETMESLRSALREQTDFHIPCGKNDGGEVRENVTVRWVDWTSPVNSGKTSGVDGRPLDGIPSVRMQQDAEFESDSRSIRCTEVIYQLKAPDCSLASLLSSCSMFQKEIAMATCSALAPHLSVLTAGGINSLWLRISTQADMVEYQAGSGGRLLPQRYMNEMDSALIPVIHGGSASVPQTAMDMELVFYITHTFQ from the exons ATGGACAGCTTCTTCAAGGCAGCTGTTTGTGATCTGGACAAAGTTCTTGATGACTTCGAGCTCAATTCAG AGGAACTTGAATGCAAGCCTGTTTTCCTGAAGCCCCCTGTCCACCCGTTCTCCTCACTGGGCCCTCAGGATTCCGCCTCAGAGGTCTCTAGTGCCTCAACAAGCCTCCCAGACCTCAATTCTCTTCACTATGGCTCTGCAAGAAGCTGTTCCGACAGCCCCGGCAGCCACCTCCAGGGCGCCGACGGTAgcgaggtcagaggtcagccccTGACCGGCGTCGACCTTCTGTCTTCCGTGGACCGCAGGCCTGCGAAAAGCTCGGCGCCCCCTTGCCCGGACAGAACTCTGAAACCAGTGTGCGACCTCGTAAACGACGCAAGCTCGGCCATCTTGGTACGGACCAACAGCCACGATGCATTCAGGGAGCTGGATGCGGCTGAACAGcagatggaggaggagaaggaggcgCTGCTTGTGGACTTTGACACCCCCGTGGTCGCAAAGGTGGGGTCAGAGCTCAACTTGAACAGCATTACGGAGGAGCAAGCTTCTGCAGGGACCGATGAGTTGCATCAGCAGAGCAGCGGTTACTCTGCTTCACTCAGTTTGTTGGACATTATTTTCCCCGCAGCAGTAGAGAAAAGCTCAGAACCCATCGACGAGTCACAGTCGAGAACCGCAGAGTCTGCTGATGAAGACGAGAAAGAGAGCAAAGAGCAACCTTGCTTCTCCTCAGAGCAACCGGTGGAGAATTCCTTGAACCTCCATGAAACAAATCCTACAGAATCCAATAAACAAGCAACTTTATCAAACAAAGAGCATTCATTGGATAAGATGTTGGATGAAGGTGTAGCTGAGTCTACCGAAGGGTTGATGCATGAATCAAATGGCGAACCAGTCAGCTTATCATGCCTGCCGATAGCCATGTCAATGTGTGGCGCTCTGGTGAAGTCAAATACCTCGGAAGACAATTTGGAGGCAGCGGCAGAGCTTTGTGATGAGGCGGCGGCGTCTGAGGACGCAGAGACGGAGTCACTGTTGGCTCTGGAACTGAAGGATGACGCCAGAGACTCCACTAGGGATGATGACCCCTCTGATTCAGAGCAGATTCCAGAGCGCAGGCCATCTCCGGAGGGCCAACATGGCTCCCTAGAATCTACCGTTCCTGCAGAACTCCCTACCTCTGACCGTTTGGAGTCCAGTCCGGTCGATCCCGATCCCCCTGAGTTCGGTTTTGAGTATTTACCTGAGAGCGACCAGGCTGAGCTGCTGGTCACGGATGAAGAGTTGGACGCTTTCCTTCAGGCGCATGCCGAAGCGGAGCAGGGTGCGGGGGTTTCTTTCTGCAGCAGTGGCGGAGATTGCACCGAACCGAAGTGTCTCTCAGAGCCGGGCCAAGGTCTGGAAGAACAGCAGATCGAGAAAGGTCAACAAAGCTGCGGTCAGGATGGACGGGAAGACATGGAGGAACTGGCCTCTCAAGAAAGTTGCAGAACAACTGCTGCTACACCAGTATTACAAGACTCTTGTAGACCTTGCCAGGAAGACTCCTCTGGAGTCAGCTATTCTTTAACCAGCAACACTTCCCTGTCCCAGCACAGAAGTAGCTCCGATCAACAACACTCCTATGGAGGTGCGAGACCAAAACAGCCACACAGCCAAACTACCAGACCTCCACCTGCCGGAGAAGAAGGGGTGGAGCTTAATGCCTCTCCAACACCAGAAGACGAGGAGAGCCCAAGTCCTATAGAGGAGCACTCCAGATTCAGGGATTCCAACTCCAGCAATGCCTTTCAGAACCATCAGGACTTCTCCGTGGGGTTTGATGAACTCTCAGAGCCGCCTCCTTACCCTGGGGAGGAACCAGCGGCCGTTGCCAGATCAACAAGCTGGAAGAAGGACAGCATTGAGGAGCTGGGGAGCAGACAGCCGGAGTGGGTGCCAGACGCTGAAGCGCCTAACTGTATGAAGTGCAAGCAGAGGTTCACTTTCACCAAGAGGCGGCATCACTGTCGAGCCTGTGGGAAG GTGTACTGCGCTGGGTGCTGCAACAGAAAGTGTAAGCTGAAGTACCTCGACAAGGAGGCTCGAGTGTGCGTCCTCTGCTTTGATACCATACACAAAG CCCAGGCCCTGGAGCGGATGATGAGTCCCACGGGCCCGAGCCCGAACCCCAACGTCCCGTCTGAGTACTGCAGCACCATTCCCCCTCTGCAGCAGGCTCGCGCGGCCGGAACGCTGAACTCCCCCCCGCCCACCGTCATGGTCCCTGTCTCTGTTCTCAAACACCCCAACAATGACG CTTGTCCACGTGAGCAGAAGCGCGTTTGGTTCGCTGACGGTATCTTGCCCAATGGGGAGGTGGCAGACACGGCCAGGCTGTCGGTGACGAGCCACAGGAGCTCCCAGGAGTTCAGTCCAGACCCGGAAACC TCTGGCTCAGCTGGGTTGGACCCTGGAGGTGGTGCCCCATCCGTCCCTGAAGCCCCTATAGTCGAGCCGGTGGCGCGAGCTCCGGTGTCTGGACCCTGGGATTACGGGTTGCTTTCTGGAATTGGTTCTTCAGTGACAAGGGTTCCCAGTCTGCTACCAGACAGTCAGGATGAGCTGCCTCCTCTGCTCATCACCACCGGAGAAGATGACGGAGAAG ATGTTTTGGTGGAGGAGAGTCCAGCTCCCTGTCAGATCCGACACCTGTTGGAAGAAGGAGGTCCGCGTCCTCTGACTTTCGTTCTGAATACCAACCTCCTTGTAAACGTCAAACTGGTTACCT ATGGCGGCAGGCAGTGCTGGTGCGTCGGCTCTAATGGACTGCAGGCTCTGGGACAGAAAGAGTTGGTGTTTCTGTTGGAGTGTTTGTCAGGAGAAAAAACGCTTCCAAGAGACCTCTTCTCACTTTATCTCAGCGTTTACCAAGATGCCCAGAAAG GGAAGTTTGTGGAGGAACTGGATAACATTACGTTCACAAGCAGCTTCCTGGACAGCAAAGATCATGCAGGAATGCTGTTCTTCTCCCCCAGCTGTCAGTCTCTGGACGGCCTCACGCTGCCTCCACAGCCGTTCCTGTTCGGCCTGCTCATCCAGAAGCTGGAGGTTCCCTGGGCCAAAGTGTTCCCGCTCAGACTGCTGCTACGGCTTGGAGCCGAATATGACA TGTATCCAACGATGCTCATAAGTGTTCGTTTTCGGGACTCTGTGTATCGAGAGACAGGACACACCATTATGAATTTACTGGCT GACCTGAGGAACTACCAGTACAGCCTGCCAGTGGTGGAAGGCCTGAGGATCCACATGGAGATGGGACACAGTTACATTGAGATCCCCAAGGCTAGCTTTAGCGAG ATGCAGAAGGTGGTGAATTCCTCCAATGAGCACGTCATCAGCATCGGAGCGAGCTTCAGCCAGGAGGCCGACTCTCACCTGGTGTGTTTCCAGAACGAAGAGGGAAACTATCAGACTCAAGCCAACAGCAAGCCAGGGAAGACTCGCACAG TGACTGGAGCCAGCTTTGTGGTGTTTAATGGAGCGCTGAAAGCCTCGTCGGGTTTTATTGCCAAGTCCAGCATCGTCGAAG atggGTTGATGGTTCAGATCCCACCGGAGACCATGGAGTCTTTGCGCTCCGCCCTGAGGGAACAGACAGACTTCCACATCCCCTGTGGGAAGAATGACGGCGGAGAGGTCCGAGAGAACGTCACGGTCCGCTGGGTCGACTGGACTTCTCCCGTCAACTCTGG TAAAACCAGTGGGGTTGATGGGAGGCCTCTGGATGGCATCCCCAGCGTCAGAATGCAACAGGATGCAGAGTTTGAGTCCGACAGTCGCTCCATTAGATGCACTgag GTCATCTACCAGCTGAAGGCTCCAGACTGCAGCCTGGCGTCATTGCTGTCGTCTTGCAGCATGTTTCAGAAGGAGATCGCCATGGCGACCTGCAGCGCTCTGGCTCCTCACCTCTCGGTTCTGACCGCAGGCGGCATCAACTCGCTCTGGCTTCGCATCTCCACTCAGGCCGACATG GTGGAGTACCAGGCGGGGTCCGGAGGCCGGCTCCTCCCCCAGCGCTACATGAACGAGATGGACAGCGCTCTGATTCCCGTCATTCACGGAGGGAGTGCCAGCGTACCGCAGACTGCCATGGACATGGAGTTGGTCTTCTACATCACACACACTTTCCAgtga